The Akkermansiaceae bacterium nucleotide sequence CCCGGATGGCGCTTGTCCCCACCGTGATGATGCTGGGATGCCCGTTGTGGGCCCAGAGTGAGAAGCCGCAACCAACCATCTCCAAGGTGGAGGGTCACATTTTCCGTCCCGCCAAGTTGCAGCCCACCGACGCGATGATGGAGAAACTGAAAGTCGCCGAAGGCTATGAAATCACCACGGTGGCGGAGGGATTGCAGGCACCGCGGATGCTGGCGCTCGCACCAGGCGGGGGAATCTACGTTACCAGACGCGCCCCTTTCAACGACGTGCATCTCCTCCGCGACGCGGACGGAGATGGAGTGCTGGAGATGAAGGACAAGCTCGTGACCTTGCCTGATGTGCACGGCATCGCGGTCAAGGACGGAAAGGTGTATCTGGCCGCCATCCGGGATCTGTATGTGGCGGACATTGGTCGTGACGGCACCTTCTCGGAGATGCGGAAGCTTTGTGATGATCTGCCGGACGCCGGCCAGCACCCGAACCGCACCATCGAGTTCAGCCCCGAGGGCGAGCTGTTCCTGTCTGTTGGCAGCACTTCCAACGATGCGCCTGAGCCGAACAAGGAAAGCGCCACCATGCTGAAGGTGAGCCTGGACGGAAAGAAGCGGGAGATTTACGCCACCGGGCTACGGAACACCATTGGTTTCGCCTGGCATCCCCTGAACAACCGTCTCTACGGCATGGACCATGGGATCGATTGGTTGGGTGATGATTCCCAGAGAGAAGAACTCAACGAACTGAAGCCCGGTCTGAACTACGGATGGCCCTTCGTGTTCGAGGATGGGAAGCCCAATCCGGCACGCGACCCTGC carries:
- a CDS encoding PQQ-dependent sugar dehydrogenase, whose protein sequence is MRPAFIPKTAARMALVPTVMMLGCPLWAQSEKPQPTISKVEGHIFRPAKLQPTDAMMEKLKVAEGYEITTVAEGLQAPRMLALAPGGGIYVTRRAPFNDVHLLRDADGDGVLEMKDKLVTLPDVHGIAVKDGKVYLAAIRDLYVADIGRDGTFSEMRKLCDDLPDAGQHPNRTIEFSPEGELFLSVGSTSNDAPEPNKESATMLKVSLDGKKREIYATGLRNTIGFAWHPLNNRLYGMDHGIDWLGDDSQREELNELKPGLNYGWPFVFEDGKPNPARDPAETTGKSRAQYAAECEAPVGTHTAHSAPMALLFPTSKFFSGEAAGDGLVTLHGSWNRGTASGYEVVRVKLEKDGSSATFHPFISGFFLEQEKGQFGRPCDLIEDGDGSVLMSDDSGGRIYRITRK